From the genome of Vicia villosa cultivar HV-30 ecotype Madison, WI linkage group LG2, Vvil1.0, whole genome shotgun sequence, one region includes:
- the LOC131649152 gene encoding uncharacterized protein LOC131649152, protein MRSNKLLDRDCHLFDVHELSGEACKNDVDQLLCLVPSVQIPAKFKVPDFEKYKGSSCPQSHLVMYARKMSTYADNHQLLIHYFQDSLTGAALKWYTSLDSTNIRTFNDLGEAFVRQYKYNSDMAPDRDQLRSMAQKDHEAFKEYAQRWRETAAQINPPLKEKEMTKIFLNTLSPFYYERMIASAPSDFTEMVNMGMRLEEGVRTGRLTKEGGSSSGTKKFGSGFPKKKEQSVDMPIAPLIICLPGPVPYNSDKAVPYNYNATMIKDGQEVPLPTLSSVENIADVSRVTRSGRVYTPLPPKQPVAPATGQNPVNTPVGNPVEIPVSNTNTDVGQSSGTNVNPDFDEILKLIKRSEYKIVDQLMQTPSKISILSLLLNSEAHREALMKVLDQAFVDHDVTVDHFDGIIANITACNNLSFCDEELPEEGRNHNLALHISMNYQSDSLSNVLVDTGSSLNVMPKTTLARLSYQGMPMKFSGVVVKAFDGSRKSIIGEVNLPMTIGPHTFQITFQVMDIQAAYSCLLGRPWIHEAGAVTSTLHQKLKFVTNGKLVTISGEQALMVSHLSNFSFISADDVEGTQFQGLSLEDESSKKKASISSYKEAVKVVRNGTTTGWGQVVIPTKNETRAGLGCS, encoded by the exons ctatgtttggttcccagtgtacaaatacctgctaaattcaaggtccctgactttgagaagtacaaaggtagttcttgtccacaaagccatcttgtgatgtatgccaggaagatgtctacttatgcagataatcatcagttgcttatccattactttcaagacagtttgactggtgccgcactgaagtggtacacaagcttggatagcaccaatattcgaacattcaatgacctaggtgaggcctttgtccgacaatacaagtataactcggatatggctccagacagagatcagcttcgatccatggctcagaaagaccatgaagctttcaaagagtacgcccaacgatggagagaaactgctgctcagattaatccaccgttaaaagagaaagagatgacaaagatcttcttgaatactctcagtccgttttattatgaacgcatgattgctagtgctccaagtgatttcaccgaaatggtaaacatggggatgcgtctagaagaaggagtccgaaccggacgtctaactaaagaaggtggatcttcaagcggaaccaaaaagttcggaagtggtttcccaaagaagaaagaacaaagtgttgacatg cctattgctcctttgatcatctgtTTACCTGGACCggttccttataactctgacaaggcagttccatacaactacaatgctacaatgataaaggatggacaagaagttcctttacctactctctcatctgtcgaaaacattgctgatgtgagtcgtgtaacaagaagtggacgtgtgtatactccactacctccaaagcagcctgttgctcctgctaccggacaaaatcctgttaatacaccagtagggaatcctgtggaaattcctgtcagtaatacaaacactgatgttggtcaatctagtggaaccaatgtcaatcctgattttgatgaaattttgaagcttatcaaaagaagtgaatataaaattgtggatcagcttatgcagactccttcaaaaatctcaatactttcattgcttttaaactctgaagcacacagggaagccctgatgaaggtcctggatcaagcttttgtagaccatgatgtgactgttgatcactttgatgggataatagctaacataacagcttgtaacaatttaagcttctgtgatgaagaactccccgaggagggcagaaatcacaatcttgctttgcacatttctatgaactatcagtcagactctttgtccaatgtgttggtagacaccggatcttccttgaatgttatgccaaagacgactcttgctcgcttgtcttaccaaggaatgcctatgaaattcagtggtgtagtagtcaaagcgtttgatggatcgcgaaaatctattATCGGCgaggtcaaccttcccatgacaattggtccacatacatttcaaatcaccttccaggtcatggacattcaagctgcttatagctgtctgttaggacgaccatggatccatgaagcaggggcagtaacttctacactccatcaaaagttaaaatttgtaacaaacggaaaattggtaacaataagtggggaacaagccttgatggtgagccatttatccaatttctctttcataagtgctgatgatgtggaaggaactcagttccaaggtctctctttagaagacgaatcttccaagaagaaagcatcaatctcttcatacaaagaagcagtaaaagtagtgagaaatggaactaccactggctgggggcaagttgtgatccctaccaagaatgaaaccagagcaggtctcggatgttca